A region of Cherax quadricarinatus isolate ZL_2023a chromosome 12, ASM3850222v1, whole genome shotgun sequence DNA encodes the following proteins:
- the LOC138852598 gene encoding uncharacterized protein gives MEKGDSIYSKYLEALVKRRLSIRKQRSLVIEKGGVQRNERLLQLDNEWARVDALWKKAIETGNTPGSNVAQLGGESASVGTSQCGGAGTSAPINDDERATTSHDVSDTHNSEDETPEVITYIQNFRGRHTVRKYSVPSSYNRELRMYLHVYRDYFIEQMRDMYDRSPLAMSLRIHPIIVIRTLRQNISGDDQNGQFVINLAFELVSEEEISEVFDRWVGTILERYESELQDQEGSGWIIDQIESFSIEYVKVEFRVQVGSYVAYPEKLRGKKYVFNPEINDGLCVLRAFAAYQCHKKNMPWYHIRRAVTTKRGCLNHAKSSIDDFPITRDKLGILEKENKVSLYVYQLRKDQDRTFMAMCRKGNKKYKDIMCALLLNERHLVLIKDFDGYVRTIMTEKGVKKHCHSCLMKLNTQEELDIHEDGCKINQVLVFPPEGTTVHFENFSHTHSNEYIGVFDFECALDTTLPAGKIESRHKAIAYCYIIFDRKGEIVCIKSYKGEDAVNHFILNVSGEWNKIKFRRQYHEIHMTEEDEMRHDSQNTCELCGNTFKKPKDKHKHHDHTLNFNNYIGAYCARCNMQCKDKREKLLLFCHNMSYDLGIILKELNVDKYNVEIHSKQGFKFLKVEIGKVRFQDSLSLLNGSLSTLAEQHIKAGKSLKYTETILKDVPRDVLPLLCKGKQILCYDYIDSLKKLDETKLPSKDHFFNSLRNSAISQEDYEHALKVFELGKCKTLGDYLMLYLKTDVGLLADVFMEWRKTLKDIYKLDVSNYISLPSFSWDAFLLKTNVRLDMIYSHELYDLIKRNLRGGFTCAINQYSKADNPLINPNFDVESGMGTHILYLDFNSLYASAMVEALPQNGIRKLSNDEKNAILDVGLSNVSCEGQKGYWIECDTKHISPEVARLTDELPLILSHMNISEEMLSPYCESILKNEGRKIPKSNGKLVGSHLPQKNYLISLELLQLLLELGLEVEKVHTIYEYTQTKFLEPFISTNIAQRTATRCPIKSKAFKLTNNAIYGKSLLNITKYAEKYRYINNEKAFIRASKDPLLKNITHLNQDRVICTFNKDILEVKQPLYLGFQILEIAKKKLYHFWYKVLKQHYGDDVRLLYTDTDSYIFSLKCKDLYTELKSEPLLGYMDFSNFSPEHPLYDDSRKGELGLLKSEMCDNHISELIALKAKMYSVKIAGRSTTVSRAKGIPSQFMPLLTHARYKNVLSNVDRELFACKSISNVKGEICTVRINKRGLSAFDDKRYHLNTNESLAYGHPDIPPSKRRRIE, from the coding sequence GAAATACACCTGGTAGTAATGTCGCACAgcttggtggtgagagtgctaGTGTTGGTACCTCACAATGCGGAGGTGCGGGTACTTCTGCCCCCATTAATGatgatgagagagcaactacctcgCATGACGTGTCTGACACGCATAATAGTGAAGATGAGACCCCAGAAGTTATTACATATATCCAGAATTTTAGAGGTAgacatacagtgaggaaatatagtgttccttcatcttataacagagagttaagaatgtatttacatgtttatagggattattttatagaacagatgcgagatatgtatgatagatcgcctctagcaatgtcgctcagaatccacccaattatagttataaggacattacgtcaaaacatatcgggtgatgatcaaaatggacaatttgtgataaatttagcgtttgagttagtaagtgaagaggaaatctCTGAAGTATTTGATCGATGGGTGGGAACAATATTAGAAAGATACGAGTCAGAGTTGCAAGATCAGGAAGGATCTGGCTGGATCATAGATCAAATCGAATCTTTCAGTATCGAATATGTTAAAGTAGAATTCAGAGTGCAAGTGGGGTCATATGTGGCATATCCCGAGAAACTGCGAGGGAAGAAATATGTATTTAATCCAGAGATTAATGATGGGTTATGTGTACTGCGTGCTTTTGCCGCCTATCAATGTCATAAAAAGAACATGCCATGGTATCATATTCGCAGAGCAGTTACTACTAAGAGAGGTTGTCTTAATCATGCAAAATCTTCTATAGATGATTTCCCCATTACGCGTGATAAGTTAGGTATattagagaaggaaaataaagtgtCATTATATGTTTATCAATTAAGAAAGGATCAAGATAGGACATTTATGGCTATGTGTCgtaaggggaataagaaatataaggaCATTATGTGCGCGTTATTGTTGAATGAAAGACATTTGGTTTTAATCAAAGATTTTGACGGGTATGTTAGAACGATAATGACAGAAAAAGGTGTAAAGAAGCACTGTCATAGTTGTTTGATGAAGTTGAATACACAGGAAGAGTTAGATATCCACGAAGATGGATGTAAAATCAATCAGGTTCTCGTATTCCCcccggaaggaacaacagtacactttGAAAATTTTAGTCATACGCATTCCAACGAATATATCGGTGTATTTGATTTCGAATGTGCATTAGACACAACTCTCCCAGCAGGTAAAATTGAGTctcgtcataaagccattgcctattgttatattatatttgatcgcaaaggagaaatagtgtgtataaagagttataagggggaggatgctgttaatcatttcattttaaatgttagtggtgaatggaATAAAATAAAGTTTAGAAGACAGTATCATGAAATCCATATGACAGAGGAGGATGAGATGAGACATGATTCTCAGAACACTTGTGAATTATGtggtaacaccttcaaaaaacccaaggacaaacataaacaccatgaccatactttaaatttcaataattatattggagCCTATTGTGCACGTTGTAATATGCAGtgtaaagacaagagagagaaattattgcttttttgtcataacatgtcgtatgatttaggaataattttaaaggaattgaatgttgataaatataacgttgaaattcattcgaaacaaggattcaaattcttgaaagtagagataggtaaggttaggtttcaggattcactgtctttattgaatggatctctttccacgttagcagaacaacatatcaaggcaggtaaatccctgaaatatacagagactattctgaaagatgtgcctcgagatgtcttacctttattatgtaaaggaaaacaaattttgtgttatgattatattgatagtttaaagaagctcgatgaaacaaaattaccgagtaaagatcatttttttaattctttgagaaataGCGCTATCAGCCAAGAAGATTATGAACATGCATTGAAAGTGTTTGAGTTGGGTAAATGTAAGACTTTAGGAGATTACTTGATGTTATATCTCAAGACAGATGTTGGTTTGTTAGCcgatgtcttcatggagtggcgtaAAACACTCAAGGATATTTATAAGTTAGACgttagtaattatataagtttaccatcattcagttgggatgcattcctattgaaaactaatgtaagattaGATATGATATATTCCCATGAATTATATGACTTGATTAAAAGGAATCTCAGAGGTGGGTTTACCTGCGCAATTAATCAGTATTCTAAAGCAGATAATCCCCTAATTAACCCTAATTTTGATGTTGAGAGTGGAATGGGCACTCATATTCTATATCTAGATTTCAATTCTTTGTATGCTAGTGCgatggttgaagctcttccacaGAATGGTATCAGAAAATTATCCAATGACGAGAAGAATGCTATCCTCGATGTGGGATTAAGTAATGTTTCCTGTGAAGGTCAAAAGGGATATTGGATAGAATGTGATACCAAGCACATATCCCCCGAGGTAGCTAGACTCACTGATGAACTTCCTTTAATATTATCACATATGAATATATCAgaagagatgttatctccttattgtgaatctatattgaaaaatgaaggtagaaagatccccaaatctaatgggaaattagtgggcagtcatttacctcagaaaaattatttgatcagtctagaattgttacagttattactggaacttgggttagaggtggaaaaggttcataccatatatgaatatacacagacaaaatttttagaacctttcatatcaactaatattgcacagagaacagctacaagatgtcctatcaagtcaaaagccttcaaattaactaataacgcCATATATGGGAAATCATTGCTGAATATTACAAAGTATGCTGAGAAATATAGATATATCAATAATGAGAAAGCATTTATTAGAGCGAGTAAAGATCCTTTGttaaaaaatatcacacatttaAATCAAGATAGAGTGATTTGCACATTCAATAAAGATATATTAGAAGTTAAGCAACCACTTTATCTcggttttcaaattcttgagatagctaaaaagaaattgtatcatttttggtataaagttttaaaacagcattatggtgatgatgtaagacttctttataccgatactgactcgtatatttttagcttgaaatgtaaagatttgtacaccgagttaaaaagtgaaccattgttaggttatatggatttttcaaatttcagtcctGAGCATCCCTTATATGATGATAGTAGAAAAGGGGAGCTGGGGTTATTGAAATCTGAAATGTGTGATAACCATATTAGCGAGTTGATAGCCCTGAAAGCTAAAATGTATTCTGTCAAGATTGCTGGAAGATCAACTACTGTCAGCAGAGCCAAGGGTATTCCTTCGCAATTTATGCCATTATTAACACATGCAAGATATAAGAATGTTTTATCAAATGTAGATAGAGAATTATTCGCGTGTAAGTCTATAAGTAATgtaaaaggtgaaatatgtacggtaagaattaataagagaggtttgtcagcctttgatgataaaagatatcatttgaatactaatgaatccttggcttatggacaccctgatattccaccatctaaacgtaggagaatagagtga